The Oxyura jamaicensis isolate SHBP4307 breed ruddy duck chromosome 3, BPBGC_Ojam_1.0, whole genome shotgun sequence genome segment acttatttcataCAAGCTACCCACAGCTATCAACTGGTagtaacaattattttttaaacagagacaAATACAAACCAGCAACCCAGAACAGAAGGCTCTTTAAGAACATTTAACATTACTCACGTTGAACACTTTAACATCTTTCCTACTTCTTATTTCTTCAACAAGATCCAGTGGCTTTCCCTTCGGTACTGGAATCGTTCCAAGTACCACGGTGCCAGGGTCGGTCAGCGTTTCCCGAACAGCTCGGATAAAAGCCTGGCTGAAGAGCTCCATTTTACCAATCTCGTCTATGACGCAGATCTTTTTCTCTGTATCGCTGCCATGGTTTACCTGCGGAAAAGTGCATCAGCAGGCTGTAAACAACACAGACCTTAGAACGAGCAACAGAAACAGTTTCTGTGCTAATAAAAATTACCTCCACAAGAAATCAATTACATTATAATTCTGGGGGAAGTGGAAGAGTCAAAGTCGCTGTTGGTGACTGACAGACTTTAAATTTGTCATTGATATTTCAGCGAAGATTGTTGGAAGATGAGAATGCAGGTACAACATAAATACCTAAACACCAACTACAACAGGAAATATTCATATCAGTTTTCCTTCAAAGCAGCATTCTCACAATGGCCCTCTAAGAGCTTGTTGATAGATCAAACTGCACTTCGCCTACTAGCAACTCTCATTAATCCTGAGGGACTcctgtttttcaaaacactggCTTCTGCATTTAGAGTAGATCAATATCCACACTACACAATTATTGATAAAAGGCTTGCATTAAATCTAGATTTGGGAACTTGTCTTCTTGTAGCTACAGGATGCCACTcgaaaaacaattttaaattgaGAAGCCTGTTCCTTGTTATTTTAGCATAAGAAATGCTAAATCAGATTTTTGTACCCTTATCTTCAGTTTCCAAGTTGTAAGTAAGATTTCAGATTTCATAAAGATTATTCTTCCATTATCAAATCATACGGCAGCAGTTTTGCCTGTGCCAGCTGAGCCCCTAATGCTGCAAAGTCAGGCATGCAGAGAAGTGAACAGACAGATCCAGGCAGGTCTCAGGGACTTCACTTCTGGCTCCAGTATTTCTAGCATCATGGTAAACTTTCAAGAGGTCAAGACTGTTCGTCCAAAGTAGAACAAGAAGTCAGTAGCCAAACTGTAAACAGAACTGTGCTGACCTCTCCAGAAACAAGAATAACGTTCACCTTCACATTTTGCCTCCCTTTTCTGTCTGATCTATTGCTCCGGCATAGTCTCTTGCGACAAAATTGACTTGAACATCAGATTTGTGATTAGAACCTCACATCACAGCAAGCAATGCAGAGGCACATTGTGATAGAAAGCCTTgagagttgaaaaaaaaatccatcaacTAGAAGAAACACCAAATTAAACAAATCAGAAAGAGTGTAAGGAGGgcaaaaaacagcatttctctcAAAACaactaacattttttaaagctatcttGATAACCAACCAGGACATTTCCAgcttttctctatttatttttttttctctctatttttcttcaaggaaaGTGGAAAGCTGTGCAACATGCATCCTAAAACTTTTTCAAGCCAAgtccctgctgagctgctgttttatttaaaaagctttcacaGATCAGTTGGCTAAAAAGCCAACGTAGTCACTAGGTCACCCCCtgagaaacagaacattttacTTTGAGAACAGTCCAGAGTCCTGCCTGGTAACATTTCCAGAACCAAAGAGCTCACCCACTGTAGGATCTATCTCAGTTCTCAATGGAACAAGAAGACCCAAACCGTAAGAGCTGAAGCTGTCTGCCAGCCTAACCAGGTGCTTTCCCACTCCCCGCTGGTCTTTGATCAAACCAGACCATGCCTTGTTCATTTGCCTCTTCTTGTCTCAGGTCTGTGATCTTGCCCgccttctctctcctcttctcccatTTTATACCACGTACATGCATGACCACGTTCCCACAGAACGGATTAACGATGCTTTCAGTGAGAACAGGGTCGTGCACTGTCCTACCCTTCTGgccccttttcttcctctcttcactCTCTTGTTCTCACAGAAAgctataaaacaaacagaaaaaaatgaacgCTGCTAACCCTCCTAGCAAGATCATTCACAAACTTCAAATATATTAAGGCAGCAGTTAAATGATTAAGAGTACAGCACTGACTTAATgaagccttttttatttcttttaaactattCTTCCATTTACCAACACAGTAAATCAAATTACAGTGAAGTTAAATAGTTTAGAAGTCTCATTTTATTCATATTGCCTTTCTCCCTTGCCCCCAACATCTTTGCTTCGCTCATCTCAGTCTTTAGCTTTCCTTGACAAAAACAATCTGATCCTCAATCTCGTTTTAGCCCCTTTGCACCCTtctgttttattactttttataattattattatttttctttttttttttccctaagttCATTAAGAAGTCCCTTCTTCCTTGGCCCCTTGAGATTTGGCAGTGTAGAAAAATCACAGTGATTGTTAGTActgttcagcagctgctgcacagtTTATGATACGTTATTGCCAAAGTCAGGTCTGTTCTTGTTTAATTTTGGAGAGGGGAAAGGTTGGGatgagaggaaggagaaggaagaaggaacacAGTCGTAATATTGCTTGCACTGTTGTAAAAGGATAATAGGAGAAGAATAGGAAAAAGCCACAAAATGCTCTGTGTGCAGCAGCCCATCTCAAATACTTATAGACTGCTATAACATTAAAACCTAATCGTAATTATGTAgctgtaaacaaaaataatcgCTGGATTCAAGAAACAATGTTTCtactggaagaagaaaggaatcagtgagaggggaaaaagataCATAAGAGGAACAGCaggaaaatcctttttcttgGACCTACTAACTCCTCCCAGTCGTGTGCGGTAAGCCACCTGTACATTTTGTTTATCTTCCAATGTGCAATTCGGTGGCATGGGAAGAAACGTCCTGTCGGCTGTCTCTCAGCCCCAGGACAGCCTGATCGCAGGACGATGTCAGATCAAGAAGGAGATGGAAAGCGATCTCTGCCCCTTCAGCTTCCCAATCCGATCCTGAAGTCAATCAGTATCAGTGAAACCCAAGAAAGAGGCCCTTTATTACCATCAAAAACTAGGGCTGTAGAAGGGTCTTCTGATAACACTCATTATCATCAAGCATCcatttttcagcagctttaCTGTAATACTCACGTTTCTCAGCACAGGTAGAACCAACTGCTCAAATGAAACAAGGTCTACAACATACTGTCCAACTCGGTATTCACGTCTTGAAGCAGAAGAATCAGAACTGAATTTGAAAGACATAAACAGATCCTTCTAAGTCGTAAGTTTAATGAGAATTGACTGCAGTCATTTCAAGTGCACTTATTAGAATAGTTACCCCAGTAAGTCAAACTCCCCTTAattcttcaaaggaaagaaaccctGTAAGCTTCACATTAAGTCATGCTGCAGAGAGCGTACTTTCAGATAATAAACATACCATGACATACCTTCAGTACTAGATAAGCTTAAATTTGAACGCTATGGAAGGAAACTATAGTTTCCTGCactgaaaccaaaataaacaccTGCAGTTCATGGAAGCATAGGAGCTACTTTTGAATTAGGTAATGTGACATTACAGACAGCACCACTGCGGTAGCCCAAGGCTCAGAATGGGCTCTGACACACTTAGCAGTCGTGGCAAAATATTTGGGCAGTCTGCATGTGCTGCATCACATATGCAAACACCagtctttttcttaaaatttcatacatcactctttttcttaaaattcacACATGGGATTTGTGGGCCAGTCAGTggctctttaaaaatgttacatgcaatttgcctttaattttcagattttgtacCCATAAATTGGTTTGTGGAAACAATCTTCCTTTCTGTCTACAACAAGCTATTCACTGTATCTCAAAGAGACTCGGACTcatgagaaaaggctgagcaGTGCTTCTTCTAATGGTGTAAAACAGGCAGTAAGAGAGAACATCCTTCTCTAGCACATTTTCCATGTTTCACAATGTGATAGATAAGCAACAATGCAACAATGCAGGGATCAGTCAGGTCATGAGAACTGAACAAAGAACCTGACATGAAAGCCATATGTGCAATGGTAATCACCTTCTGGAGGAGCACTTAACATGCTGACACACGAGAGAAGCATAAAACAACAAGCTGCTTGCAACAACTAAAACTTCAGTACCTGACTCTAGATAAAGGACCTCGTTTTCCAGATAAAGTGACAACATCAAATCCTCTTCTTCTGCCACCTTCTTTAACTTCCTCTGTGTAAAATCCATCAACGGGAACGTCTGAGGATCTTAGTGCCTGAGTGACTTTCTGGATCAAAGTAGTCTTTCCAATCCCTAAAATCATaggggaaacaaaaaatacacaggatTAATCTTCTGCTGTAAAAgcctattttttaaataccacaGCAATGACGTGATTTAGCACAAATACTggttatttacttatttatttaagaacaaTTTACAGACTTAAAAAGTGGTaggaaaagcaagaacagaagCACCTTTTACAGTCCATGTTGTACCAACACCATAATGTTTTATTAGTCTTTAAGAAGTATGCCTACAGTGAAGTCACAATGGAATGGTAAAAATATCCCAGGCTACCACTGAACTTTTTTGCTTAGTGTCTGGACAGGCCACAAAGCTTGCCCCAAGATGGCAAATACACAAGAGATTAGCCCATGCTGAGAGCCACACTGTTACACAACTGATATCCAAGCTAGCTACAAGGCTGACTGATCaatctccttttctttatcACTGCTCCTCACTATCTTTTAAGATCAGAGATTAATTCATCCTCTTTTTAGATTAGGTCAAAACTGATTGCTATTACCATAAGCCTGACTACCAATGGATTAAGCACGCAATACTTGTACTGTGTCCTAGCAATCGGAAGCACTCAATAGCCCCAACATATCAGATCCCACAGGGccaaaaaaatacttccaacAACAGGCACAGGCTTCTAATGCTACAGTAATTGAAGCAAACTGACATAGATAGATACagggaaaagctttttttattattattttatttttatttttattactgtgagGACAATCAAGCCCTTGCACAGGTTGACCAGAGTGGCTGTGAAGTTTTAATTCTTTGAGATTTTCAAGACCTGACTGGATAAcgctttgagcaacctggtctcaTAGCTGGCCCTGAATTTCCTTCCTGCATGAATTATCCTGATGTCCTATAATCAATTCTCCCAGATCTAAGAAAGATCTTTAAGACCCTTCTGATGCCTCCTAGCACAACTTAATGTATCTTCTATGTGAATGTTGGCCACTTTCCAGACATCTTCTGTTCTCACAAAGGAGCCATCTCCCTTCTTTGCCGTTTTAGAAGAACATCCCTCAACAAAGCTGAGCGTAAAAGAAGATAGCCGCCTCTCAGAATTTATTGTtagcacttcatttttaatcGTTCTTAtcaagaaaatctgttttagaaGATGGAAATTATCCTGCAGAGGAACTCTTTAAATTCCTGGAGACAAGGAATAAAGATGATTGTGATGTGTGTAAAGATGCCAACAGAAGTCTTTTCAATACGGAAACTAATTTCCTAGATTTTATGCAGATTTAGGAACTACTTTATTAACTGTCAGtctcacagaatggcttgggttggaagggaccttaaagaccacctggttccaacccctgccatgggcagggacacctcccaccagaccagactgcccaaagccccatccagcctggccctgagcacttccagggatggggcatccacagtttctctgcgCAGTCTGTGCCAgggtctcaccaccctctgagcgaagaatttcttcctagtatctaatctaaacctaccctcttctAATAtaaaccatttccccttgtcctatccgcacaccccctgacacagagtccctccccagctttcccatAGCCCTCTTTAGGCACAGGAAGGCCcctgtaaggtctccctggaacctcctcttctccaggataaAATATCATACATCTTCTGTGGCTTCAAGGGTATCTAGTCAAGCACAACTTTAAAAATTGAAGCCAAAGAGACTCTTGGCatttgaacaacaacaaagtaacaACCGTGGCACCATCGTTATCTGCCATCTTTCCGAGGCCTTGTCTCTATATGGGAATTTATACTAATTCATCTAAGTAGATTTGATCTCTCTGATTTGGTTACCTTCAGTAAATTGCCAAAGTAAGCTAAAATGATTCAAACTAAGTTTAAGAAAgcttaaaattatatatttatctgaTCAGAAGACTACATCCAATTTCAATTAAATGAACAGTAGCAAGGCCAGGGTCAGCCAAACCTCTGACGGCTGCCTTTATTCACGTGGGTGAAGAGGAAGAATGAAGTGGGGAGTGTGTATTTCTACCTGAAGCTAGCCGTAGCATTTGAAATTACAGACATCACCAGGATCAGCAAAAGGCTCACAAGAAGGAGATTCAGGCCCATGGCTTTATTAAAGCAAGCTCCGCAGTTGCAACAACAGATCTGGTTATTTTTTAACCTTACAGCTCACATTACATCCCTCCAGGATACCCAGACGACACCAGAATGTGAGCCCACAGCTCCGAGGGCCTCCCGGGGCCGCCTcagccccggcccgccccccgCAGGCGCTCCCCGGTTCCCAGCGGCTCCacggccccgccgggcccccGGCCTGCCCTCGCCCTGCCCTCCTTTGGCTGCCAGCGCCGGACAGCGCCGTTACCTGGGGGTCCCGTGAGGAAAACGTGCCTGGCCATGGCGGCGGCCCCCGCTCCGCCCCTCGCAGCGCCGCGGCCCGGAGAAACACCGCCCTCGCCCCGCCTCTGCCCCGCCGGCCCGCGCAGCCTCGGCCGCCGGAGCCGCCCCGAGCCGGCCGGGCCCCTGACATGGCGGCGGGACGGGGCCGCCGGGGAAATGGCGGGGCCCGGGCCGGGGCTGAGGCTTGGTGTTTTCCTGCGCTGGGGTTGCCTCTGCCGTAGCGTTTCCCAGAAGGCAGGTGTTATTTAAAGTTAGGAGAGAGATGAAATGGGAGAAAACTAATTTCCTACACGTTTTCTAGTCAGCTTGACCTACTTCTCTGAAATATCTCTGAATATCTCCCTAGAGGTTTTTACCCGGTTCAGTAAACAACATGAGCCAGGATGCGTGGAAACGGTCAACGAAAAGACAAACGAGTTGTCTTGACACCTCGATGTGGACACCAAGTGAAGGGTGACTGGGGGTTAATCGGCTGGCTTGCTACAAAGCTGAGTGAATTGGGACACAAAGTGTTTGGCATGTTAGCAAAGACACTGACAGACATCTGTCCACATCCCAAAAAAGATGCTGACAGACATCTGTGCACATCCCAAAAAAATGTAAGCAGTCGGCCTCCTTACTTGTTTAGGCTTGGGAGATGGAGATTTGTaagagagcagagaagaggaTTTTGGTGTCAATTCTCCAGTCACACAAGGGTCAGCACACTGGTGAGGTGGAAATTGTCACCGCTATTTTCAGAAGACACTGCGGCAAAGTGATGCTAGGAGGTAGGGTTAATAAATCAGGTATTTGTCCCTCGGGTGGCATTCAGAACCAGGGCACATCCTCTACAATTGCAGCCTCAAGCTGAGGAAGTTGAAATCCATTTTGTCCATTTGCTGGGAGAGTACTCTTATAACCAAATTCACATGCTTTTTCTGTTAAGGCTGAAGCATGGCACAGCCACAGATTCAAGCTGATTGATTATCATGCTcaaatacttcattaaaaacaaaaaaaaacaaaaacaaaaacaaaacaaacaaaaaaacaaaacaaaaaaaactgaaaactctGACATGCCTCTTGGGGGTAGGAGGGTGGAGAGGGAACAAAGCTTTCCATATtatctaaaaatgaaaagtacattttcatAGTTTACAtcccagtatttttatttttatttatttatttatttatttatttattcctcagGAGCAGTGAAGTTGTCATGATGTTAACTTACAGCTTCCTACAGGGGTTTGTCAGGCACCTTTAATCTAAAGAAAGAACTACAGCAAAGAACTGCATATTGACTAGACTATTAACACAAGCACAATGCTTTATAACTGGCTACTTCACCCTTGGCCTGGGCTTCCTGCACAGAACTTATTGTGATTGATTTTACAGGTAGGTTTTCCGTATAATATTAAACTATTTCAGACTACTGGCTGGTTGCCCAGTCAAGCCACATAAAGAGACCCATACAATGTTATTTTGTTCAACATACAGTTTTACTAGGTCTTATAAATcaacctttcattttcagaagtgcatgTGGAGAATTTTAGGGCTATCACTACTGTTTGACTGAGCCCTTGGTTTCTTGTACCGTAATCGAAGAACCATTTCATCCTGTTTTCAGAGAGAGGACTCTTGACAGTTGCTTCACTGTGTGGCTAAGACCTTGGTCTTGCAAACAAATGTGTAAGTAAAACAGTTGTGGTATCAGGGATTAAATTGGTTAGCATTCCACTTAGATTTCCAttataatttatgtatttttttgccATAAAATGTTCTCCCCTTCTGGGTGCTCTGTTTAGGCTGAAGTTATTTCAAATGCACCAAGAACAGGAGGTAGTTGTGCTGGCTGTGCTTTTGTGGAGTTTTGCTGTTGAGGGGACCTTATATTTGCTAAATGCATTTGAAGTTTTATGTACCTTTCCTCTAAGAATTACTGTTTAGGTCTGCTCCCTTTGATAAACGTATTCTATAATCAAGTCACTGCTGAGAACACAAGCTGTTCAAGAAACATGAACTGCAGCATGCAAGTTGTCTTCTTTGTAGCTGTGTGCTATAACCAGTTGTCTGGAGTCAGCCTGCTTGCTCTCCTGATCATGGTTTTTTTGCATTCTTGGCTAGGGGTGGttagctgaaataaaagaagcaacACGTACCCTAGCAGTGTCAGtagctaaaagaaaatgtacaacATGGGGTTTACTCCTTTTAggatgaggagagaaaaagataaCTCTTCCATCTGAAATGGGTAGCTTTATTAatagtaatttatttctaaaagttGAAAAATCTGCTGGCTCAAAGTATCCTCCTGTCCGATTACCTAGACTTTTTGGTATGTGAGTGTCAGTTAAATTCAACTCCTGCTCAATTGAACTGTAAGGTTCATGGTAAGACCATGAAAGAAGTATTTGCAAAAGTCTCATGCCTGGAAAATGCCCCTGTTGGTGTACCCATGATTGGTTGTGATTCTGAGCTCCAAGTGACCTGCAGAGACTTTGGAAGGAGCTGCCAATCACAGTTATGAACTGGTGCTAAGCCTGGGGAATCCTGCTTTTATTGCTGGAtgttcactaaaaaaaaaaaaaaaaaaaaaaaaaaaacaaccttggATAGAGTCCTAGATCTTTATGTTGAATGGGGAAAAATTAATTAAGTGCAAGTTTCCAGACCAGTGGCTAAGAAAAGAGGTCATTTAAGATATTTATGGTATTCCCTTGGGCAGAAGCTGGAAGGAATGAGAGTGTAATCTACCGTCTCTGACCCGTACCCCCAGTTGGGCAGTAGTTTACGTTTCAGCACTCTGCCTCAAGGAAGGCTCAGCACATTGTTACAATTCTAGCCCTTCCTATATCTGgcgtcattttttttttcttacagaagagGGAAAGTTTAAGTTGAAACACTTTTCTTGCTCTCCTCCAGCACTTGTCTTTTTGATTCATAGTGCCCTGAGTTTGTACAGCATTTTGCTTAGGTCAGGGTAGAGTATGTGCTGTTTTTTAAGGGATTTAATTTTAGAGAGTTCTTTACTTTGTCCTTCTCACTTGCAGAGAATGCTCCTGCTCACAGATTGTGGACCTAGCTGTATCTCACTAGGCTTCTAACGACATTAGTAGAAGTATTCTTATGACTGCCTCTGGTTTGTCTGTGGAGTACACAAGGCATCAGCAGGTGCCTGAGAATAAGCACTGAGCATCTACGGCCTGCCAGTCTTTAATCTCAAACTTCCCAGGGAGATAAGCTACTAGCTACACGCAGGGCCTCCTCTAGATGAAAACTGTGGTGCTCTCTGTGTGAGTGATTTGTTCATGAATCTTTCCTCTGTGGTTCATGAAGTAGAAAATCTTTATGTTCCAGCAATGGATGTGCTCcccagaacagaagaaattcctgaagtatttcctgaaaatagAGACATAAGAAATAAGTCATGTCAAATGTTATAAACACCTTCTAAATGGAAGTGGAGAATATTTGTGGAGAAACTTACATGAATTTGCTACTGTAAACAGAGACCAGCATTCAAAGAACACAGTTCTGTGTTTCTACCAGCACAGCACATCACCTACCAGAAACGGTGTTTTTCTAACAATCCGTATGGTTATGTTCCTTATCCTTGTACATACACACACGTCTACATGCATGCATCTATATTTGGCAACATATACCTTGGGGGATTAGTTGCTCTGATTATAAAGGCTTACACCCTTCAGAGAAATGTATGCTGTTAAGCAAGACAATCAGgaggaaacataaaaatagttTGTCTGTATGATAGGACTGAACAGGCGTATTTGTACAGGTATACCCTCTAGATGAGAAACCAAACAGAATTTCTGAGGAGGAGAATGGGTGATGATTTCACACGGGTCAGGAATATAAGCTGTATACTTTTGGGAACCTCTGTGCACCACTGATTTTGTTGGAGCTTGCTCAAAACTACAGGGTGCACCTGTATGTCTCATTACAGGTTTTAagtttaaataatacatttctcCTCACTAATGATACAAAAAATTTACCATTAAAAGATGTTTCCTTCAGCTGATACCAAAATGCATCACTATTTCCAGATATAGTGTCCTCTTGTAATTTGGGTAGTGGTTAATTGCCTTAAAGTCAGCACGGTGTGACATTGAGAGGAGTTCATCCATCATGACGGCATGACAGTGATGCTCCAAAGAGGCAGTGTGAGAGAGACaggagcagcaaggagctgaCACAAGGCAGCTGGTGTGCTAGCAAAGCTTAAATAGCACAGGCTAGTTCTAGCTGGGATCAGCATCAAATGTAGGTGTTGCCTTGGAAATGGAAACATGCAGATCTGTCACGGGTAACATGTCCATGCAAGGTTTTCCCCTTTCATAGTTTGCTTGTCCCCTGCATTGGGTAGAGATGTTCTAAGAAATTCCTTGCACCTCTTTTTTTTGCAGAGGCAGAACCCTATTTGCCTGCGTTGCTCTTcaggctggaaaacagcatgtCCGTGgccttattatttatttcttcctgagaTAAGATATGTGCACATGGGTTAGTCCAATGCAAACACCTTTCTCATCTAGCCGTCTTCCTGTAGGAAGCTTATTGTCAGAGAACTACTGGAGCAGAACCAGGAGCCAAGGGGGGCAGTGACTCCAGACATTGTCCTTGTTGCCCAGGCCACCATCCCTCTGTATCTGAACGCTATGGGTAGTGCCAGGTGCTAGTAACAGGATCCATGGACAGTCCCAGGCAAGGCCCATCCAGAAAGTGTAACCGGAGACAGGACTGAGAAGAGATATCCCTATGAAGTTTCTCAAGCATGGACTGAAAGCCCAGGGCCAAGCTGAAATCCAGGGGGCACAGGGAATAGGGTGAGTGGAGGCACCTG includes the following:
- the NTPCR gene encoding cancer-related nucleoside-triphosphatase encodes the protein MARHVFLTGPPGIGKTTLIQKVTQALRSSDVPVDGFYTEEVKEGGRRRGFDVVTLSGKRGPLSRVSSDSSASRREYRVGQYVVDLVSFEQLVLPVLRNVNHGSDTEKKICVIDEIGKMELFSQAFIRAVRETLTDPGTVVLGTIPVPKGKPLDLVEEIRSRKDVKVFNVSKENRNNILQDILAAVESCRK